In the Elioraea tepida genome, one interval contains:
- the def gene encoding peptide deformylase has protein sequence MAGDATDAGAATAAEEPLRILIAPDPVLRRTARPVTEADAETVRALIPRMLATMYAAPGIGLAAPQVGVSLRLAVIDLQAEGRRTPMVLINPELVAASAETEQREEGCLSLPGQYADVVRPRAVTVRYLDESGARREVAAEGLLARCLQHEIDHLDGILFVDHLSALKRNIILRRLAKSLRAKAG, from the coding sequence ATGGCGGGCGATGCCACAGATGCCGGGGCCGCAACGGCCGCCGAAGAGCCGCTTCGGATCCTGATCGCGCCGGACCCGGTGCTGCGACGCACCGCCCGGCCGGTTACGGAGGCGGACGCGGAGACGGTTCGGGCGCTGATCCCCCGCATGCTCGCGACCATGTATGCCGCACCAGGAATCGGGCTTGCCGCGCCCCAGGTTGGCGTGTCGCTTCGCCTCGCGGTGATCGACCTCCAGGCAGAGGGCCGGCGCACGCCGATGGTGCTGATCAACCCGGAGCTCGTCGCCGCCTCCGCCGAGACCGAACAGCGCGAGGAGGGCTGCCTCTCCCTTCCGGGCCAGTATGCCGACGTGGTGCGTCCACGTGCCGTGACGGTGCGCTATCTCGACGAGTCGGGCGCCCGCCGCGAGGTGGCGGCAGAGGGGCTGCTCGCGCGCTGCCTCCAGCACGAGATCGACCATCTCGACGGCATTCTCTTCGTCGATCACCTCTCGGCGCTGAAGCGCAACATCATCCTCCGCCGGCTCGCCAAGTCGCTTCGCGCCAAGGCGGGGTGA
- the dapD gene encoding 2,3,4,5-tetrahydropyridine-2,6-dicarboxylate N-succinyltransferase — MKAEIEALWESRASIGPETTGSAREAVMAALALLDSGAARVAEPSPQGWVVNEWLKKAVLLSFRLSDSTPMATAAGAYDKVPLKFAGWDEQRFRAAGVRVVPGAVVRRSAYVAPGVVLMPCFVNVGAYVDSGTMIDTWATVGSCAQIGRNCHISGGAGIGGVLEPLQASPVIIEDDCFIGARSEVAEGVIVERGSVLAMGVYLGASTRIIDRASGEVFVGRVPAYSVVVPGTMPGRPLPDGSAGPSLYCAVIVKRVDERTRAKTSINELLRD; from the coding sequence ATGAAGGCGGAGATCGAGGCTCTGTGGGAGAGCCGCGCCTCGATCGGGCCGGAAACGACCGGTTCCGCCCGCGAGGCGGTGATGGCGGCGCTCGCTTTGCTCGACTCCGGCGCCGCGCGGGTGGCCGAGCCCTCGCCGCAGGGGTGGGTGGTGAACGAGTGGCTGAAGAAGGCCGTCCTGCTCTCCTTCCGGCTCTCCGACAGCACGCCGATGGCGACCGCCGCCGGGGCCTACGACAAGGTGCCGCTCAAGTTCGCCGGTTGGGACGAGCAGCGGTTCCGCGCCGCTGGCGTGCGCGTCGTTCCGGGCGCGGTGGTGCGCCGGTCGGCCTATGTCGCGCCGGGCGTGGTGCTGATGCCCTGCTTCGTCAATGTCGGGGCATATGTCGATTCGGGAACGATGATCGACACCTGGGCCACCGTCGGGTCCTGCGCGCAGATCGGCCGGAACTGCCACATCTCCGGCGGCGCCGGGATTGGCGGCGTGCTCGAGCCCCTGCAGGCCTCTCCCGTCATCATCGAGGACGACTGCTTCATCGGCGCCCGTTCGGAGGTCGCGGAGGGGGTGATCGTCGAGCGCGGCTCTGTGCTTGCGATGGGCGTCTATCTCGGCGCCTCGACACGGATCATCGACCGCGCCTCAGGCGAGGTGTTCGTCGGCCGCGTGCCGGCCTACTCGGTGGTCGTGCCCGGAACCATGCCCGGCCGCCCGCTTCCCGACGGCTCGGCCGGCCCCTCGCTCTACTGCGCGGTGATCGTCAAGCGCGTGGACGAGCGAACGCGCGCCAAGACCTCGATCAACGAGCTTCTGCGTGACTGA
- the truA gene encoding tRNA pseudouridine(38-40) synthase TruA, producing MPRYVLRVEYDGAPFVGWQRQAEGLSVQQVIEEAASALNRGRPVEAVAAGRTDAGVHAAAQVVHLDLDREVEPGTVRDALNFHLRAHPVSVLAAGLAPPDFHARFSAIGRAYRYRILDRRSPPALDRGRVWHIPRPLDARAMAEAARVLVGRHDFSSFRAASCQASGPVRTLDRLEVQRVGEEIVIEAAARSFLHHQVRTIAGTLRRVGEGSWTAADVARILAAADRRLAGETAPAAGLTLTSVTYPDGLCPV from the coding sequence ATGCCGCGCTACGTTCTTCGCGTCGAGTATGACGGCGCGCCTTTCGTCGGCTGGCAGCGCCAAGCGGAGGGGCTGTCTGTGCAGCAGGTGATCGAGGAGGCGGCGTCGGCGCTCAACCGCGGCAGGCCGGTCGAGGCAGTCGCCGCCGGGCGAACCGATGCGGGGGTGCACGCCGCCGCCCAGGTGGTGCACCTCGACCTCGACCGGGAGGTCGAGCCCGGAACGGTTCGGGACGCGCTCAACTTCCACCTCCGTGCCCACCCGGTCTCGGTGCTTGCGGCCGGGCTCGCCCCTCCGGACTTCCACGCGCGGTTCAGCGCCATCGGCCGTGCCTATCGCTACCGTATCCTCGACCGGCGCAGCCCCCCGGCGCTTGACCGCGGCAGGGTGTGGCACATCCCCCGCCCGCTCGACGCCCGGGCGATGGCGGAGGCGGCGCGTGTACTCGTCGGCCGGCACGACTTCTCCTCGTTCCGTGCTGCCTCCTGCCAGGCCTCTGGGCCGGTGCGGACGCTCGACAGGCTCGAAGTCCAGCGCGTCGGCGAGGAGATCGTGATCGAGGCGGCGGCAAGGAGCTTCCTGCACCACCAGGTGCGCACCATCGCCGGAACGCTGCGGCGCGTCGGCGAGGGCAGCTGGACCGCGGCGGACGTGGCCCGGATCCTCGCCGCGGCCGACCGGCGACTCGCCGGAGAGACCGCACCAGCAGCGGGGCTGACCCTCACCTCCGTCACCTATCCGGATGGTCTCTGCCCGGTCTGA
- a CDS encoding Hsp20 family protein, with protein MSRMTLFGSPLFLGFDHLEQVRERLAKVSADGYPPYNIEQTGPDSLRITLAVAGFSMDQLSITLEDNQLIVRGKQADDSEGRIFLHRGIAARQFQRPFVLAEGIEVKGAWLDKGLLHIDLHRPQAETRVRTIRIGEKPNGQGGG; from the coding sequence ATGAGCCGCATGACCCTGTTCGGCAGCCCTCTGTTCCTCGGCTTCGACCATCTGGAACAGGTGCGCGAGCGCCTGGCTAAGGTCAGTGCCGACGGCTACCCGCCCTACAACATCGAGCAGACGGGCCCCGACAGCCTGCGGATCACCCTCGCAGTGGCCGGGTTCTCGATGGACCAGCTCTCCATCACGCTGGAGGACAACCAGCTGATCGTTCGCGGCAAGCAGGCCGATGACAGCGAGGGACGCATCTTCCTGCACCGCGGCATCGCGGCGCGGCAGTTCCAGCGCCCCTTCGTGCTCGCGGAAGGCATCGAGGTGAAGGGAGCCTGGCTCGACAAGGGGCTTCTCCACATCGACCTCCACCGGCCGCAGGCGGAGACGCGGGTGCGCACCATCCGCATCGGCGAGAAGCCGAATGGCCAGGGAGGCGGCTGA
- the fmt gene encoding methionyl-tRNA formyltransferase, translating into MRLAFMGSPEFAVPTLRALAAAGHEIAAVYCQRPKPAHRGQAVTRCPVQVAAEAMGLPVRTPARMRNDTAEHDAFAALDLDAAVVAAYGLILPRPMLEAPRRGCLNVHASLLPRWRGAAPIQAAILAGDAETGVTIMRMEEGLDSGPILLAERVPITEETTAAELHDRLAELGARLILRALAEDPPAVPQPADGVTYAPKLGPADRPLDFRLDAPTLARRVRALNPWPGTTAVHSGTVLKVLAAQPEPGQVEAEPGTLLGEGRVACGGGTVLRLLRLQRPGRAAQEVEAFLRGYPLPAGERLETPPA; encoded by the coding sequence GTGCGGCTCGCCTTCATGGGCAGCCCAGAGTTCGCCGTGCCGACGCTGCGCGCGCTCGCCGCCGCGGGCCACGAGATCGCCGCCGTCTACTGCCAGAGGCCGAAGCCCGCCCATCGCGGCCAGGCGGTGACGCGATGCCCTGTGCAGGTCGCGGCGGAGGCGATGGGGCTGCCCGTCCGCACGCCCGCCCGCATGCGGAACGACACCGCCGAGCACGATGCCTTCGCCGCGCTCGATCTCGATGCGGCGGTGGTCGCAGCCTACGGGCTGATCCTGCCTCGCCCCATGCTCGAGGCGCCGCGCCGGGGCTGCCTCAACGTGCATGCCTCGCTGCTGCCGCGCTGGCGCGGCGCCGCCCCGATCCAGGCCGCCATCCTCGCAGGCGATGCCGAGACCGGCGTGACGATCATGCGCATGGAGGAGGGGCTCGACAGCGGCCCGATCCTGCTCGCCGAGCGTGTTCCGATCACGGAGGAGACGACCGCCGCCGAACTGCACGATCGGCTCGCGGAACTCGGCGCGAGGCTGATACTTCGCGCGCTGGCGGAGGATCCTCCAGCGGTGCCGCAGCCTGCGGACGGCGTGACCTATGCGCCCAAGCTCGGCCCTGCCGACAGGCCGCTCGATTTCCGCCTCGATGCCCCCACACTCGCCCGACGCGTGCGGGCGCTCAACCCCTGGCCGGGGACGACCGCGGTCCATTCCGGCACGGTGCTCAAGGTGCTCGCCGCCCAACCCGAGCCGGGGCAGGTGGAGGCGGAACCGGGCACGCTGCTCGGCGAGGGGCGCGTGGCCTGCGGCGGCGGCACGGTCCTGCGCCTCCTCCGCCTACAGCGTCCAGGCCGGGCGGCCCAGGAGGTGGAGGCCTTCCTGCGTGGCTATCCCTTGCCTGCGGGCGAGCGGCTCGAGACACCGCCTGCTTGA
- a CDS encoding DUF1150 family protein translates to MNTNRNDRSHSFPIPTREQLAQIGLGGVAYLRPVLVGGTPAVAIFGADGRQIGLAPDVAQAARAVLEHEMVPVSVH, encoded by the coding sequence ATGAACACGAACCGCAACGACCGTTCCCACAGCTTCCCCATCCCGACGCGCGAGCAGCTCGCGCAGATCGGCCTCGGCGGGGTCGCCTATCTCCGCCCCGTTCTAGTGGGCGGGACGCCTGCCGTGGCGATCTTCGGCGCCGATGGCCGGCAGATCGGGCTCGCGCCGGACGTGGCGCAGGCGGCGCGGGCAGTGCTCGAGCACGAGATGGTTCCCGTCTCGGTGCACTGA
- the dapE gene encoding succinyl-diaminopimelate desuccinylase: MALAAALIRCPSIAPEDNGAQAVLAEVLGALGFSCTPLRFGVVENLYARIGEGRPALCFAGHTDVVPPGGTDWSVEPFAGVIRDGVLYGRGAVDMKGNIAAFIAAAAAWLDRHGGRPPAALSLLITGDEEGEAVDGTVKVLDWMAERGEIPGFCLVGEPTCIDRLGDTVKIGRRGSLTARIVVEGTQGHVAYPGRADNPVHRLVTLLSDLIARKLDHGTAWFEPSSLQITTIDVGNPASNVIPGHASATLNIRFNDRHTAASLGAWLGEAVAAHAPRHRLELSCSGEAFLTEPGEAVERLVAAIEAATGVRPRLDTGGGTSDARFIARHCPVAEFGLVGTTMHKADEHVPVAELGALVRAYGSVLDAFCG; the protein is encoded by the coding sequence GTGGCGCTCGCGGCGGCGCTGATCCGCTGCCCGTCGATCGCGCCCGAGGATAACGGGGCGCAGGCAGTGCTCGCGGAGGTGCTTGGCGCGCTCGGGTTCAGCTGCACGCCGCTTCGCTTCGGCGTGGTCGAGAACCTCTACGCGCGGATCGGCGAGGGCAGGCCAGCCCTGTGCTTCGCCGGCCATACCGACGTGGTGCCGCCGGGCGGGACAGACTGGAGCGTCGAGCCGTTCGCCGGGGTGATCCGCGACGGCGTCCTCTACGGCCGCGGCGCGGTTGACATGAAGGGCAATATCGCAGCGTTCATCGCGGCCGCCGCAGCCTGGCTTGACCGCCACGGCGGCAGGCCGCCCGCCGCGCTCTCCCTTCTAATCACCGGCGACGAGGAGGGCGAGGCGGTGGACGGCACCGTGAAGGTGCTCGACTGGATGGCGGAACGAGGGGAGATCCCGGGCTTCTGCCTCGTCGGCGAGCCGACTTGCATCGACCGCCTCGGCGACACGGTCAAGATCGGCCGGCGCGGCAGCCTGACGGCGAGGATCGTCGTCGAGGGAACGCAGGGACACGTCGCCTATCCCGGCAGGGCCGACAACCCTGTCCATCGGCTCGTCACGCTGCTCTCCGACCTGATCGCGCGCAAGCTCGACCACGGCACGGCGTGGTTCGAACCTTCCTCGCTGCAGATCACCACGATCGATGTCGGCAACCCCGCGAGCAACGTCATCCCCGGCCACGCCTCGGCGACCCTGAACATCCGCTTCAATGACCGGCACACGGCGGCAAGCCTGGGCGCCTGGCTCGGCGAGGCCGTGGCGGCGCACGCGCCCCGGCACAGGCTCGAGCTCTCCTGCTCCGGCGAGGCCTTCCTCACCGAGCCCGGGGAGGCGGTGGAGCGGCTCGTTGCTGCGATCGAGGCGGCGACGGGGGTGCGCCCGAGGCTCGATACGGGAGGCGGCACCTCGGATGCGCGCTTCATCGCGCGCCACTGCCCCGTCGCCGAGTTCGGCCTCGTCGGCACGACGATGCACAAGGCGGACGAGCACGTACCGGTGGCGGAGCTCGGTGCGCTCGTGCGCGCCTATGGCTCCGTGCTCGACGCCTTCTGCGGATGA